In one window of Primulina tabacum isolate GXHZ01 chromosome 8, ASM2559414v2, whole genome shotgun sequence DNA:
- the LOC142554223 gene encoding phenylalanine--tRNA ligase, chloroplastic/mitochondrial isoform X1, translated as MSLSLVHTVFLTKPSHFLSGRSIIFGLQLSSFSTSFAPIPSEKVNACKKWRHPVASLLELGGAKISREVLIGDGLTHKHAEIVKDDPTNNVPDSIFSKLGLQLHRRDQHPLGILKNAIYDYFDTNHPNKFDKFDDLSPLVSVKANFDDVLVPTDHVSRSYNDTYYVDSQTVLRCHTSAHQAQLLREGHTHFLVTGDVYRRDSIDSTHYPVFHQMEGVRVFSPRDWEDSGTNATSYVAEDLKKCLEGLAQHLFGGVEMRWIDAYFPFTNPSFELEIYFQETWLEVLGCGVMEQEILKRTGRTNNVAWAFGLGLERLAMVLFDIPDIRLFWTNDQRFTSQFSKGQLGVKFKQFSKYPPCYKDVSFWISDAFTENNLCEIIRGVAGDLVEEVTLIDNFTNKKGMTSHCYRVAYRSMERSLTDEEINDLQWRVREQIEAKLKVVMR; from the exons ATGTCGCTCTCACTTGTCCATACCGTCTTTCTTACGAAGCCCTCCCATTTCCTCTCTGGAAGAAGCATTATTTTTGGCCTACAACTTTCATCTTTCTCAACATCCTTCGCCCCGATTCCTTCGGAAAAAGTTAACGCTTGCAAGAAATGGCGGCATCCTGTGGCGTCACTTCTCGAACTTGGTGGTGCTAAGATTTCTAGAGAAG TATTGATTGGTGATGGCCTTACGCATAAACATGCAGAAATAGTGAAGGATGATCCAACAAATAATGTTCCCGATTCAATTTTCTCAAAGCTGGGATTGCAGCTTCATAGGAGGGATCAACATCCTCTTGGCATACTAAAGAATGCAATCTATGATTATTTTGATACCAACCATCCTAAcaaatttgataaatttgatGATTTGAGCCCTTTAGTATCTGTAAAAGCG AATTTTGATGATGTATTAGTGCCTACTGATCATGTGAGCAGGAGTTATAATGATACATATTATGTGGATTCTCAAACTGTCCTGAGATGCCATACAAGTGCACATCAAGCTCAGTTGCTAAGGGAGGGGCATACTCATTTCCTTGTTACTGGAGATGTTTACAGAAGAGATTCGATTGATTCAACTCACTACCCAGTATTTCATCAG ATGGAAGGGGTCCGAGTTTTCTCTCCAAGGGACTGGGAAGATTCTGGTACTAATGCTACGTCATATGTAGCTGAGGATCTAAAGAAATGTCTTGAGGGTTTGGCACAGCATTTATTTG GTGGCGTGGAGATGCGCTGGATTGATGCTTATTTTCCCTTCACAAATCCCTCGTTTGAATTGGAAATATATTTTCAG GAAACGTGGCTGGAAGTATTGGGTTGTGGAGTAATGGAACAAGAAATACTCAAGAGAACTGGTAGAACAAACAACGTTGCTTGGGCTTTTGGGCTCGGACTGGAGCGACTGGCTATGGTTCTATTTGACATTCCAGATATTCGCCTTTTTTGGACCAATGACCAGCGGTTTACTTCAcaa TTCTCCAAGGGACAGCTCGGGGTGAAGTTCAAACAATTCTCGAAG TACCCTCCATGTTATAAGGACGTGAGTTTCTGGATTAGCGATGCATTTACCGAAAATAACCTCTGTGAAATTATCAGAGGTGTTGCTGGGGATCTTGTGGAGGAG GTGACGTTGATCGATAACTTTACCAATAAGAAAGGAATGACGAGTCACTGCTATAGGGTAGCGTATAGGTCGATGGAACGGTCTCTAACTGATGAGGAAATTAACGATTTACAG TGGAGAGTACGGGAACAAATTGAGGCCAAGTTGAAGGTTGTTATGAGATGA
- the LOC142554223 gene encoding phenylalanine--tRNA ligase, chloroplastic/mitochondrial isoform X2, giving the protein MSLSLVHTVFLTKPSHFLSGRSIIFGLQLSSFSTSFAPIPSEKVNACKKWRHPVASLLELGGAKISREEIVKDDPTNNVPDSIFSKLGLQLHRRDQHPLGILKNAIYDYFDTNHPNKFDKFDDLSPLVSVKANFDDVLVPTDHVSRSYNDTYYVDSQTVLRCHTSAHQAQLLREGHTHFLVTGDVYRRDSIDSTHYPVFHQMEGVRVFSPRDWEDSGTNATSYVAEDLKKCLEGLAQHLFGGVEMRWIDAYFPFTNPSFELEIYFQETWLEVLGCGVMEQEILKRTGRTNNVAWAFGLGLERLAMVLFDIPDIRLFWTNDQRFTSQFSKGQLGVKFKQFSKYPPCYKDVSFWISDAFTENNLCEIIRGVAGDLVEEVTLIDNFTNKKGMTSHCYRVAYRSMERSLTDEEINDLQWRVREQIEAKLKVVMR; this is encoded by the exons ATGTCGCTCTCACTTGTCCATACCGTCTTTCTTACGAAGCCCTCCCATTTCCTCTCTGGAAGAAGCATTATTTTTGGCCTACAACTTTCATCTTTCTCAACATCCTTCGCCCCGATTCCTTCGGAAAAAGTTAACGCTTGCAAGAAATGGCGGCATCCTGTGGCGTCACTTCTCGAACTTGGTGGTGCTAAGATTTCTAGAGAAG AAATAGTGAAGGATGATCCAACAAATAATGTTCCCGATTCAATTTTCTCAAAGCTGGGATTGCAGCTTCATAGGAGGGATCAACATCCTCTTGGCATACTAAAGAATGCAATCTATGATTATTTTGATACCAACCATCCTAAcaaatttgataaatttgatGATTTGAGCCCTTTAGTATCTGTAAAAGCG AATTTTGATGATGTATTAGTGCCTACTGATCATGTGAGCAGGAGTTATAATGATACATATTATGTGGATTCTCAAACTGTCCTGAGATGCCATACAAGTGCACATCAAGCTCAGTTGCTAAGGGAGGGGCATACTCATTTCCTTGTTACTGGAGATGTTTACAGAAGAGATTCGATTGATTCAACTCACTACCCAGTATTTCATCAG ATGGAAGGGGTCCGAGTTTTCTCTCCAAGGGACTGGGAAGATTCTGGTACTAATGCTACGTCATATGTAGCTGAGGATCTAAAGAAATGTCTTGAGGGTTTGGCACAGCATTTATTTG GTGGCGTGGAGATGCGCTGGATTGATGCTTATTTTCCCTTCACAAATCCCTCGTTTGAATTGGAAATATATTTTCAG GAAACGTGGCTGGAAGTATTGGGTTGTGGAGTAATGGAACAAGAAATACTCAAGAGAACTGGTAGAACAAACAACGTTGCTTGGGCTTTTGGGCTCGGACTGGAGCGACTGGCTATGGTTCTATTTGACATTCCAGATATTCGCCTTTTTTGGACCAATGACCAGCGGTTTACTTCAcaa TTCTCCAAGGGACAGCTCGGGGTGAAGTTCAAACAATTCTCGAAG TACCCTCCATGTTATAAGGACGTGAGTTTCTGGATTAGCGATGCATTTACCGAAAATAACCTCTGTGAAATTATCAGAGGTGTTGCTGGGGATCTTGTGGAGGAG GTGACGTTGATCGATAACTTTACCAATAAGAAAGGAATGACGAGTCACTGCTATAGGGTAGCGTATAGGTCGATGGAACGGTCTCTAACTGATGAGGAAATTAACGATTTACAG TGGAGAGTACGGGAACAAATTGAGGCCAAGTTGAAGGTTGTTATGAGATGA